The proteins below come from a single Takifugu flavidus isolate HTHZ2018 chromosome 6, ASM371156v2, whole genome shotgun sequence genomic window:
- the LOC130527165 gene encoding histone PARylation factor 1 isoform X2 codes for MTGRAKRKPKSAQESSSGSKEVKKARVDEPKAGAVTPGDSVQRDEVVQLYKLQMPEDLFHLWEFCKELHPTTPAVYALDATLGLKLVGPFEILSGAHKASKKSVPNLHLHWRFFYDPPEFQTILLGNQATQHHIGYYRDNPDSLPSFVGENEAKKGYIITQMGDNVFAAVLLHLLKRKKERDVKKAGAETLEKLEGQLRERAGTLGLSLDQKSKAMKQRDRKVVTKTFHSAGIVVPVDKNDVGYRELPQTDAGLKKICKAIVEANSDEERIKAFGPIQEMITFVQFANDECDYGMGYELGIDLFCYGSHYFHKVIRQVLPMAYSLLNRNLFGEILESHLSKRSHDDLDQLSS; via the exons ATGACAGGGCGCgcaaaaagaaaaccaaaatccGCTCAG GAGTCGAGCTCAGGGAGCAAGGAGGTGAAGAAAGCTCGTGTGGATGAACCCAAGGCCGGTGCGGTGACACCAGGGGATTCAGTTCAACGTGATGAAGTGGTCCAACTGTACAAGCTTCAAATGCCTGAAGATCTCTTCCACTTATGGGAGTTCTGCAAAGAGCTCCATCCGACGACCCCTGCAGTAT ATGCGCTGGATGCCACATTAGGCTTGAAGCTGGTTGGTCCGTTTGAAATTCTGTCAGGAGCTCATAAAGCCTCAAAGAAGTCCGTTCCAAACCTCCACCTTCACTGGAGGTTTTTTTATGACCCCCCTGAGTTTCAGACCATTCTTCTGGGAAATCAGGCCACTCAGCATCATATTGGCTACTACAG AGATAATCCAGACTCTCTCCCTTCATTTGTTGGAGAAAATGAAGCAAAGAAAGGCTACATCATCACACAGATGGGGGataatgtgtttgctgctgtccT CTTACACCTgttgaagaggaaaaaagagagagatgtcAAAAAAGCTGGAGCAGAAACTTTAGAAAAGCTGGAAGGACAGCTGAGGGAACGGGCAGGAACACTGGGCTTGTCTTTGGATCAGAAGTCCAAAGCCATGAAGCAGCGAGACAGGAAG GTGGTCACGAAGACGTTCCACAGTGCCGGCATCGTTGTACCTGTTGATAAAAACGATGTAGGATACAGAGAGCTACCGCAAACAGACG CTGGTCTCAAGAAGATCTGCAAGGCCATTGTTGAGGCCAACAGCGATGAAGAGCGCATCAAAGCTTTTGGACCGATCCAAGAGATGATCACTTTTGTCCAATTTGCCAACGATGAGTGTGACTATGGGATGGGTTACGAGCTGGGAATAGACCTGTTCTGCTATGGCTCACAT TATTTCCACAAGGTTATCAGACAAGTTCTCCCCATGGCGTACAGCTTGCTGAATCGAAATTTGTTTGGAGAGATTCTGGAGTCCCACCTCTCCAAACGTAGCCATGACGACCTCGACCAACTTTCCTCGTAG
- the LOC130527165 gene encoding histone PARylation factor 1 isoform X1, with amino-acid sequence MGVLQRAPSDDPCNALDATLGLKLVGPFEILSGAHKASKKSVPNLHLHWRFFYDPPEFQTILLGNQATQHHIGYYRDNPDSLPSFVGENEAKKGYIITQMGDNVFAAVLLHLLKRKKERDVKKAGAETLEKLEGQLRERAGTLGLSLDQKSKAMKQRDRKVVTKTFHSAGIVVPVDKNDVGYRELPQTDAGLKKICKAIVEANSDEERIKAFGPIQEMITFVQFANDECDYGMGYELGIDLFCYGSHYFHKVIRQVLPMAYSLLNRNLFGEILESHLSKRSHDDLDQLSS; translated from the exons ATGGGAGTTCTGCAAAGAGCTCCATCCGACGACCCCTGCA ATGCGCTGGATGCCACATTAGGCTTGAAGCTGGTTGGTCCGTTTGAAATTCTGTCAGGAGCTCATAAAGCCTCAAAGAAGTCCGTTCCAAACCTCCACCTTCACTGGAGGTTTTTTTATGACCCCCCTGAGTTTCAGACCATTCTTCTGGGAAATCAGGCCACTCAGCATCATATTGGCTACTACAG AGATAATCCAGACTCTCTCCCTTCATTTGTTGGAGAAAATGAAGCAAAGAAAGGCTACATCATCACACAGATGGGGGataatgtgtttgctgctgtccT CTTACACCTgttgaagaggaaaaaagagagagatgtcAAAAAAGCTGGAGCAGAAACTTTAGAAAAGCTGGAAGGACAGCTGAGGGAACGGGCAGGAACACTGGGCTTGTCTTTGGATCAGAAGTCCAAAGCCATGAAGCAGCGAGACAGGAAG GTGGTCACGAAGACGTTCCACAGTGCCGGCATCGTTGTACCTGTTGATAAAAACGATGTAGGATACAGAGAGCTACCGCAAACAGACG CTGGTCTCAAGAAGATCTGCAAGGCCATTGTTGAGGCCAACAGCGATGAAGAGCGCATCAAAGCTTTTGGACCGATCCAAGAGATGATCACTTTTGTCCAATTTGCCAACGATGAGTGTGACTATGGGATGGGTTACGAGCTGGGAATAGACCTGTTCTGCTATGGCTCACAT TATTTCCACAAGGTTATCAGACAAGTTCTCCCCATGGCGTACAGCTTGCTGAATCGAAATTTGTTTGGAGAGATTCTGGAGTCCCACCTCTCCAAACGTAGCCATGACGACCTCGACCAACTTTCCTCGTAG
- the ppp2r2ca gene encoding protein phosphatase 2, regulatory subunit B, gamma a — translation MGEDAESPKINHTFLRDYVTEADVISTVEFNQTGDLLATGDKGGRVVIFQRETESKGEPEEVGETVDSGEYNVYSTFQSHEPDFDYLKSLEIEEKINKIRWLPQQNAAHFLLSTNDKTIKLWKVSERDKRPEGYNLKDEEGRLKDMTTITSLQVPVLKPTDLMVEVRPRRVFSNGHTYHVNSISVNSDGETYLSADDLRINMWHLDITDRSFNIVDIKPANMEDLTEVITSAEFHPHHCHLFVYSSSKGTLRLCDMRASALCDRHTKLFEEPEDPGSRSFFSEIISSVSDVKFSHSGRYLLTRDYLTAKVWDLNMDKGPVETYQVHEYLRSKLCSLYENDCIFDKFECVWNSSDSVIMTGAYNSFFRMFDRETGRGVTLEAWRESSKPRAVLRTRRVYTGGKRRRGDVGVDSLDFTKKILHMAWHPSENIIAIAATNNLYIFQDRVNPETQGQ, via the exons ATGGGCGAGGACGCTGAGAGTCCCAAAATCAACCACACTTTTTTGCGAGACTATGTTACTGAAG CTGATGTCATCTCTACAGTGGAATTTAACCAGACTGGAGATCTCCTGGCCACTGGGGATAAAGGTGGCCGAGTGGTCATCTTCCAGAGGGAGACCGAG TCTAAAGGCGAaccagaggaggtgggggagacgGTGGACTCAGGGGAGTACAATGTCTACAGCACTTTCCAGAGCCATGAACCAGACTTTGACTACCTGAAGAGTCTGGAGATTGAAGAAAAGATCAACAAGATCCGATGGCTGCCGCAGCAGAATGCTGCACATTTCTTGCTCTCGACCAATG ATAAGACCATTAAACTGTGGAAggtgagtgagagagacaaGCGACCGGAAGGATACAACCTGAAAGATGAGGAGGGACGGCTCAAGGACATGACCACCATCACCTCCCTGCAG GTGCCGGTGCTGAAACCCACGGATCTGATGGTAGAGGTTCGCCCCAGACGAGTGTTCTCCAACGGGCACACTTACCATGTCAACTCCATCTCTGTCAACAGTGATGGGGAGACCTACCTGTCTGCTGACGACCTCCGTATCAACATGTGGCATCTTGACATCACAGACCGCAGCTTTA ATATTGTGGACATCAAACCAGCCAACATGGAGGATCTGACAGAGGTGATTACATCAGCGGAGTTCCACCCTCACCACTGCCACCTGTTcgtgtacagcagcagcaaaggcacGCTGCGCCTCTGTGACATGAGAGCCTCGGCGCTCTGCGACAGACACACCAAAC TGTTTGAAGAACCTGAAGATCCGGGCAGCAGATCCTTCTTCTCAGAGATCATTTCCTCCGTGTCGGACGTCAAGTTCAGCCACAGTGGACGCTACCTATTGACCAGAGACTACCTCACCGCCAAGGTGTGGGACCTCAACATGGACAAGGGTCCAGTGGAGACATATCAG GTTCATGAATATTTAAGGAGTAAGCTGTGCTCTCTCTATGAAAACGACTGCATCTTTGACAAGTTCGAGTGCGTTTGGAACAGCTCCGACAG cGTCATCATGACCGGCGCCTACAACAGCTTCTTCAGGATGTTTGACAGGGAGACGGGTCGAGGAGTAACGCTGGAGGCTTGGCGAGAGAGTAGCAAGCCCCGGGCCGTACTGCGGACCCGGAGGGTGTACACCGGGGGCAAGCGTCGCCGTGGAGATGTGGGCGTTGACAGCTTGGACTTCACCAAGAAAATCCTGCACATGGCTTGGCATCCATCTGAGAATATCATCGCCATAGCAGCCACCAACAACCTGTACATCTTCCAGGATCGGGTCAACCCCGAGACGCAGGGGCAGTGA
- the wfs1a gene encoding wolframin isoform X1 produces the protein MEKGFPSTPADDSTQGSCPVQDGPSQPSPIQIPPSFVSDNTSKPTKSSSSTDLQNVSSSSSQHSAHNGSGLSDSPAEGSPFPSSYPIFETDLIEDSTLASERTPLESSHQSSPNQISSIPKESAAKFSCNTATDSTCSSNSTRASAATTVSPMKRSFASMAKLVILQEKLRKSQKRDANDEEEDEEPEEDLTVEQVKEKAEAGDAPAQTRLGEHYLILAEEKDKELNNRLAVDWLIKAAKQGRKGAARLLQRCWIQKKGITPENEADVRRLSAESKFELAVRKAAMMMYWKLNPEKKQKVAVAEMLENVSQVSALQTGGTARNFPTPTSVQTQKVLESMVNSESTQSMDLDDFVEMTKNYAQGIVPAVSHSTQGSDGQINAELASSGNKKTQRSSWGFGRSNLMLDSEQTGAIKKAMDMKLMMLQYPLNVIVELKEHLVDWASRAGVQWLSTIIPTQHVNALIFFFIISNLTIDLFAFVIPLLVFYLSIFSMIMCTLRIFQSTKTWEHFKALTSLLTCFEPSLDVEQAETNFGWNNLEPYLYFILSVFFVIFSFPVADKQWIPCSELSTVAIFFTAVSYNSLSHTATTYARRAIIIEVASSLCSLTQFLPANLTALRFLGRTFATLPLGESVELKLSIPCLLYIYLFYLIFSMARMRGFRGTYCVLVPYLVCFMWCEFSVVLLQNSSAVGLIRTCVAYFLFLFALPALAFGLATMMCIQFLKWFLELELTKMIVTLVVCAIPVTLRLWTRFSMSILSVFHSLTHRGLVKVILLCISMVMLFSSVYVYHAEGQAYNSTLTWDQYNQACGPPAWKTKGMAQTQIFCSHLHGHRVTWTGHFRQVRVAETENGARSVINMLPSFMGEWLRCLYGERYPKCDTTVTAGQAENGTTSATASQQGLLQIQEEQELCQIKALAKKACHIKRYDSYRFDVTVRRIQAGAVDDPAMDIVLMASHEFRQVLLNLNPGNVVEFSTNLEGHLGARAPAFELNAINCVDCSSSLLTGGRHVKIERDWRGATMRAMKFAFDFFFSPFLSAKISVNFQ, from the exons ATGGAAAAGGGTTTCCCATCAACTCCTGCTGATGACAGCACCCAGGGGTCATGCCCTGTCCAGGACGGACCTTCTCAGCCCTCCCCCATACAGATCCCTCCTTCATTTGTCTCTGATAACACCTCCAAGCCAACAAAGTCTTCATCCTCCACAGATCTCCAAAACgtatcttcctcctcttctcagcacTCTGCTCACAATGGCTCCGGACTATCTGATTCTCCTGCAGAGGGATCTCCCTTCCCATCCTCGTATCCTATATTTGAAACTGATTTAATAGAAGATTCCACTCTGGCCTCAGAAAGAACCCCATTAGAGTCTTCTCACCAATCTTCTCCCAATCAAATTTCATCAATTCCCAAAGAGTCAGCAGCTAAGTTCTCCTGCAATACTGCAACAGATTCAACCTGCTCTTCAAACTCCACAAGGGCTTCTGCAGCTACCACTGTCTCCCCAATGAAGCGCAGCTTTGCTTCCATGGCCAAGCTGGTGATATTACAGGAAAAGCTTCGAAAATCACAGAAGAGAGATGcaaatgatgaagaggagg ATGAAGAACCGGAGGAGGACTTGACTGTGGAGCAGGTGAAAGAGAAGGCCGAAGCTGGTGATGCCCCTGCTCAGACCCGG CTGGGTGAGCACTACCTTATTCTTGCTGAAGAGAAGGACAAAGAGCTGAACAATCGCCTGGCTGTTGACTGGCTGATTAAAGCAGCTAAACAGGGCAGAAAAGGTGCAGCGAGACTACTGCAACGCTGCTGGATCCAGAAAAAAG GAATCACGCCAGAGAATGAAGCTGATGTTCGCAGGTTGTCGGCAGAAAGCAAATTTGAGCTGGCCGTGCGAAAAGCCGCCATGATGATGTACTGGAAACTCAACCCAGAGAAGAAGCAAAAAGTGGCCGTGGCTGAGATGCTTGAAAATGTCAGCCAAGTCAGTGCACTGCAGA caggtggcactgCAAGGAACTTTCCCACCCCAACCTCAGTCCAGACCCAGAAAGTATTGGAGAGTATGGTCAACAGTGAGT CTACGCAGTCGATGGATCTGGATGACTTTGTTGAGATGACTAAGAACTACGCACAAGGTATCGTGCCGGCTGTGAGCCACAGCACCCAGGGGAGTGACGGGCAG ATCAATGCTGAGTTGGCCTCATCAGGaaacaagaagacccagagaaGTTCCTGGGGGTTTGGCCGAAGCAATTTGATGCTGGATTCAGAGCAAACTGGGGCCATTAAAAAGGCCATGGATATGAAGTTAATG ATGCTCCAGTACCCACTCAATGTCATTGTTGAACTGAAGGAGCATTTAGTCGACTGGGCATCACGAGCCGGAGTCCAGTGGCTGAGCACAATCATCCCAACACAACATGTCAACGcacttattttcttcttcattatcAGCAACCTGACCATTGACTTGTTTGCCTTTGTTATCCCGTTGCTTGTCTTCTACCTCTCCATTTTCTCCATGATCATGTGCACCCTCCGGATCTTCCAAAGCACCAAG ACGTGGGAGCACTTCAAAGCCCTCACATCTCTGCTGACGTGCTTCGAGCCTAGCCTTGATGTGGAGCAAGCAGAGACAAACTTTGGCTGGAACAATCTGGAACCATACCTTTATTTTATCCtttcagttttctttgtcattttctcCTTCCCTGTAGCTGATAAACAATGGATCCCATGTTCAGAACTCTCCACCGTGGCCATATTCTTCACTGCCGTCAGTTACAACAGCCTCAGTCATACAGCTACAACGTATGCACGCCGGGCAATCATCATAGAG GTGGCATCATCCCTCTGCAGCCTGACCCAGTTTTTACCAGCAAACCTTACGGCACTTCGTTTCTTGGGGCGCACCTTTGCCACATTGCCACTAGGGGAGTCAGTGGAGCTGAAGCTCAGTATACCCTGCCTGCTATATATTTACCTCTTCTATCTCATTTTCAG CATGGCACGAATGCGTGGTTTCAGAGGGACTTACTGCGTTCTGGTTCCTTACCTTGTGTGCTTCATGTGGTGCGAGTTCTCAGTCGTGCTCCTACAAAATTCATCTGCTGTGGGATTGATCCGCACCTGTGTGGCctatttcctcttcctctttgcctTACCTGCTCTTGCTTTTGGCCTGGCCACCATGATGTGCATCCAGTTTTTAAAGTGGTTCCTTGAGCTGGAGCTCACCAAGATGATCGTTACCCTGGTTGTTTGTGCAATACCGGTCACCCTGCGGCTCTGGACACGATTCAGCATGTCAATTCTCAGTGTTTTCCATTCACTGACCCATCGCGGCCTGGTCAAAGTCATCCTGCTCTGCATCTCCATGGTCATGCTGTTCTCCTCAGTCTACGTGTACCATGCAGAGGGGCAAGCGTACAATTCCACATTGACTTGGGATCAGTACAACCAGGCATGTGGGCCCCCTGCATGGAAAACTAAAGGCATGGCCCAAACACAGATCTTCTGTAGCCACCTGCATGGACACAGGGTCACCTGGACTGGTCATTTTAGGCAAGTACGAGTGGCAGAGACAGAGAACGGAGCACGATCAGTCATCAATATGTTGCCATCGTTCATGGGAGAGTGGCTGCGCTGCTTATACGGAGAGAGGTATCCCAAATGCGACACCACAGTCACTGCTGGTCAGGCAGAAAATGGGACTACATCGGCTACAGCTTCACAGCAAGGGCTGCTTCAAATTCAAGAGGAGCAAGAGTTGTGCCAAATCAAAGCCTTGGCCAAAAAAGCCTGCCATATCAAGCGCTATGACAGTTACCGCTTTGATGTTACAGTGAGGAGAATTCAAGCCGGGGCTGTGGATGACCCAGCCATGGACATCGTCCTGATGGCCAGTCATGAGTTCAGACAAGTTTTGTTGAACCTGAACCCTGGAAATGTGGTGGAGTTCAGCACCAATTTGGAGGGGCATCTGGGAGCCAGAGCTCCGGCATTTGAGCTAAATGCAATCAATTGTGTGgactgctcttcttctctgctgacTGGGGGCCGACATGTGAAGATTGAGAGGGACTGGAGAGGAGCCACAATGAGAGCCATGAAGTTCGCctttgattttttcttttccccgtTCCTGTCTGCAAAAATCAGTGTGAACTTTCAATGA
- the wfs1a gene encoding wolframin isoform X2 has translation MEKGFPSTPADDSTQGSCPVQDGPSQPSPIQIPPSFVSDNTSKPTKSSSSTDLQNVSSSSSQHSAHNGSGLSDSPAEGSPFPSSYPIFETDLIEDSTLASERTPLESSHQSSPNQISSIPKESAAKFSCNTATDSTCSSNSTRASAATTVSPMKRSFASMAKLVILQEKLRKSQKRDANDEEEDEEPEEDLTVEQVKEKAEAGDAPAQTRLGEHYLILAEEKDKELNNRLAVDWLIKAAKQGRKGAARLLQRCWIQKKGITPENEADVRRLSAESKFELAVRKAAMMMYWKLNPEKKQKVAVAEMLENVSQVSALQSGTARNFPTPTSVQTQKVLESMVNSESTQSMDLDDFVEMTKNYAQGIVPAVSHSTQGSDGQINAELASSGNKKTQRSSWGFGRSNLMLDSEQTGAIKKAMDMKLMMLQYPLNVIVELKEHLVDWASRAGVQWLSTIIPTQHVNALIFFFIISNLTIDLFAFVIPLLVFYLSIFSMIMCTLRIFQSTKTWEHFKALTSLLTCFEPSLDVEQAETNFGWNNLEPYLYFILSVFFVIFSFPVADKQWIPCSELSTVAIFFTAVSYNSLSHTATTYARRAIIIEVASSLCSLTQFLPANLTALRFLGRTFATLPLGESVELKLSIPCLLYIYLFYLIFSMARMRGFRGTYCVLVPYLVCFMWCEFSVVLLQNSSAVGLIRTCVAYFLFLFALPALAFGLATMMCIQFLKWFLELELTKMIVTLVVCAIPVTLRLWTRFSMSILSVFHSLTHRGLVKVILLCISMVMLFSSVYVYHAEGQAYNSTLTWDQYNQACGPPAWKTKGMAQTQIFCSHLHGHRVTWTGHFRQVRVAETENGARSVINMLPSFMGEWLRCLYGERYPKCDTTVTAGQAENGTTSATASQQGLLQIQEEQELCQIKALAKKACHIKRYDSYRFDVTVRRIQAGAVDDPAMDIVLMASHEFRQVLLNLNPGNVVEFSTNLEGHLGARAPAFELNAINCVDCSSSLLTGGRHVKIERDWRGATMRAMKFAFDFFFSPFLSAKISVNFQ, from the exons ATGGAAAAGGGTTTCCCATCAACTCCTGCTGATGACAGCACCCAGGGGTCATGCCCTGTCCAGGACGGACCTTCTCAGCCCTCCCCCATACAGATCCCTCCTTCATTTGTCTCTGATAACACCTCCAAGCCAACAAAGTCTTCATCCTCCACAGATCTCCAAAACgtatcttcctcctcttctcagcacTCTGCTCACAATGGCTCCGGACTATCTGATTCTCCTGCAGAGGGATCTCCCTTCCCATCCTCGTATCCTATATTTGAAACTGATTTAATAGAAGATTCCACTCTGGCCTCAGAAAGAACCCCATTAGAGTCTTCTCACCAATCTTCTCCCAATCAAATTTCATCAATTCCCAAAGAGTCAGCAGCTAAGTTCTCCTGCAATACTGCAACAGATTCAACCTGCTCTTCAAACTCCACAAGGGCTTCTGCAGCTACCACTGTCTCCCCAATGAAGCGCAGCTTTGCTTCCATGGCCAAGCTGGTGATATTACAGGAAAAGCTTCGAAAATCACAGAAGAGAGATGcaaatgatgaagaggagg ATGAAGAACCGGAGGAGGACTTGACTGTGGAGCAGGTGAAAGAGAAGGCCGAAGCTGGTGATGCCCCTGCTCAGACCCGG CTGGGTGAGCACTACCTTATTCTTGCTGAAGAGAAGGACAAAGAGCTGAACAATCGCCTGGCTGTTGACTGGCTGATTAAAGCAGCTAAACAGGGCAGAAAAGGTGCAGCGAGACTACTGCAACGCTGCTGGATCCAGAAAAAAG GAATCACGCCAGAGAATGAAGCTGATGTTCGCAGGTTGTCGGCAGAAAGCAAATTTGAGCTGGCCGTGCGAAAAGCCGCCATGATGATGTACTGGAAACTCAACCCAGAGAAGAAGCAAAAAGTGGCCGTGGCTGAGATGCTTGAAAATGTCAGCCAAGTCAGTGCACTGCAGA gtggcactgCAAGGAACTTTCCCACCCCAACCTCAGTCCAGACCCAGAAAGTATTGGAGAGTATGGTCAACAGTGAGT CTACGCAGTCGATGGATCTGGATGACTTTGTTGAGATGACTAAGAACTACGCACAAGGTATCGTGCCGGCTGTGAGCCACAGCACCCAGGGGAGTGACGGGCAG ATCAATGCTGAGTTGGCCTCATCAGGaaacaagaagacccagagaaGTTCCTGGGGGTTTGGCCGAAGCAATTTGATGCTGGATTCAGAGCAAACTGGGGCCATTAAAAAGGCCATGGATATGAAGTTAATG ATGCTCCAGTACCCACTCAATGTCATTGTTGAACTGAAGGAGCATTTAGTCGACTGGGCATCACGAGCCGGAGTCCAGTGGCTGAGCACAATCATCCCAACACAACATGTCAACGcacttattttcttcttcattatcAGCAACCTGACCATTGACTTGTTTGCCTTTGTTATCCCGTTGCTTGTCTTCTACCTCTCCATTTTCTCCATGATCATGTGCACCCTCCGGATCTTCCAAAGCACCAAG ACGTGGGAGCACTTCAAAGCCCTCACATCTCTGCTGACGTGCTTCGAGCCTAGCCTTGATGTGGAGCAAGCAGAGACAAACTTTGGCTGGAACAATCTGGAACCATACCTTTATTTTATCCtttcagttttctttgtcattttctcCTTCCCTGTAGCTGATAAACAATGGATCCCATGTTCAGAACTCTCCACCGTGGCCATATTCTTCACTGCCGTCAGTTACAACAGCCTCAGTCATACAGCTACAACGTATGCACGCCGGGCAATCATCATAGAG GTGGCATCATCCCTCTGCAGCCTGACCCAGTTTTTACCAGCAAACCTTACGGCACTTCGTTTCTTGGGGCGCACCTTTGCCACATTGCCACTAGGGGAGTCAGTGGAGCTGAAGCTCAGTATACCCTGCCTGCTATATATTTACCTCTTCTATCTCATTTTCAG CATGGCACGAATGCGTGGTTTCAGAGGGACTTACTGCGTTCTGGTTCCTTACCTTGTGTGCTTCATGTGGTGCGAGTTCTCAGTCGTGCTCCTACAAAATTCATCTGCTGTGGGATTGATCCGCACCTGTGTGGCctatttcctcttcctctttgcctTACCTGCTCTTGCTTTTGGCCTGGCCACCATGATGTGCATCCAGTTTTTAAAGTGGTTCCTTGAGCTGGAGCTCACCAAGATGATCGTTACCCTGGTTGTTTGTGCAATACCGGTCACCCTGCGGCTCTGGACACGATTCAGCATGTCAATTCTCAGTGTTTTCCATTCACTGACCCATCGCGGCCTGGTCAAAGTCATCCTGCTCTGCATCTCCATGGTCATGCTGTTCTCCTCAGTCTACGTGTACCATGCAGAGGGGCAAGCGTACAATTCCACATTGACTTGGGATCAGTACAACCAGGCATGTGGGCCCCCTGCATGGAAAACTAAAGGCATGGCCCAAACACAGATCTTCTGTAGCCACCTGCATGGACACAGGGTCACCTGGACTGGTCATTTTAGGCAAGTACGAGTGGCAGAGACAGAGAACGGAGCACGATCAGTCATCAATATGTTGCCATCGTTCATGGGAGAGTGGCTGCGCTGCTTATACGGAGAGAGGTATCCCAAATGCGACACCACAGTCACTGCTGGTCAGGCAGAAAATGGGACTACATCGGCTACAGCTTCACAGCAAGGGCTGCTTCAAATTCAAGAGGAGCAAGAGTTGTGCCAAATCAAAGCCTTGGCCAAAAAAGCCTGCCATATCAAGCGCTATGACAGTTACCGCTTTGATGTTACAGTGAGGAGAATTCAAGCCGGGGCTGTGGATGACCCAGCCATGGACATCGTCCTGATGGCCAGTCATGAGTTCAGACAAGTTTTGTTGAACCTGAACCCTGGAAATGTGGTGGAGTTCAGCACCAATTTGGAGGGGCATCTGGGAGCCAGAGCTCCGGCATTTGAGCTAAATGCAATCAATTGTGTGgactgctcttcttctctgctgacTGGGGGCCGACATGTGAAGATTGAGAGGGACTGGAGAGGAGCCACAATGAGAGCCATGAAGTTCGCctttgattttttcttttccccgtTCCTGTCTGCAAAAATCAGTGTGAACTTTCAATGA